A portion of the Manduca sexta isolate Smith_Timp_Sample1 chromosome 20, JHU_Msex_v1.0, whole genome shotgun sequence genome contains these proteins:
- the LOC115440669 gene encoding uncharacterized protein LOC115440669, translating to MRDFMMKVQLLLTLCSLSQAAYMSRMTNINRIRSPAVFRPGVTLHRPWMHQRLVQASSNRAPYVLYRNAPQRFAVKHYQPARHVFNTPWKTTRVPLSPTPQEYEFIRAATQQIVHTDGGTAGAIHTIPAPNLSLSEKPIVVLDASESNPASEAPKPTYEVTEKHQEPMYQMAKIETPVGFSKTVSMNSPELQTLIRNGAALQYASEFGLSAISLPPNHIVQQPPQVHQIQQAPQQFAIQGFNNIPSQQELINSGAEGIVIPPNALYQSDPMFLQKLQAQLLQRFPAVEFIPYAADSPPVQMPPNQPQQPQLLLLENEELKPEPSSFVPNIPHKNIVQRETQENSIVTLIPQAFVMNNVSDKPETTSSQPQNITLELVAAESQPITTTIKYVIESNTEEQNTTPVYYAQVGQSVGDVIAKGFYSAINDVRTAALAQVENPRETKIDEKIATTAPELKKYFIKGENEVKNETITELKPILGVPFAKPADRVNVTYTLVKDRSDGKPKMTQEGTVYAGQIVEATISEDHDFNKAKATLLSRRAPIRLVAVSEQNDIATDASSGIVPQIDVPTNSGPKLAVVKAKIPPKSKLIFDDKTGEPVLRIYASYVDSPAQKELIATKLANLRRVKEVTTKKESVDNWKAATVKSVDKNSGL from the exons GTCCAGCTACTCCTCACGCTATGCTCGCTCTCCCAAGCTGCGTACATGAGCCGCATGACGAACATCAACAGGATCCGCTCACCGGCTGTCTTCAGACCTGGAGTGACGCTGCACAGACCTTGGATGCATCAGCGACTGGTCCAAGCCTCTTCGAACAGAGCTCCTTATGTGCTGTACAGAAATGCGCCGCAGAG ATTTGCAGTAAAACACTACCAGCCAGCCCGTCACGTGTTCAACACGCCATGGAAGACCACACGAGTGCCGCTCTCACCCACGCCGCAGGAGTACGAGTTCATACGAGCCGCCACGCAGCAGATCGTCCACACTGATGGTGGTACAG CAGGTGCTATCCACACCATACCAGCACCCAACTTGAGTCTCTCGGAGAAACCCATCGTGGTCCTTGATGCATCGGAAAGCAACCCAGCCTCAGAAGCG CCGAAACCAACATACGAAGTAACGGAGAAACATCAAGAGCCCATGTACCAGATGGCTAAAATAGAAACTCCTGTTGGATTTTCTAAAACAGTT tCCATGAATTCCCCCGAATTGCAAACGCTAATACGAAACGGAGCAGCTTTGCAATATGCATCAGAATTTGGACTTTCAGCTATTAGTCTACCACCAAACCATATAGTTCAACAACCTCCACAAGTTCATCAGATTCAACAGGCACCTCAACAATTTGCTATACAG GGATTTAACAATATTCCGTCGCAGCAAGAATTAATAAACTCAGGCGCAGAAGGGATCGTGATACCACCCAACGCTTTATACCAATCAGACCCAATGTTTCTTCAAAAATTACAAGCTCAATTACTCCAAAGATTCCCCGCAGTCGAATTTATACCTTATGCTGCAGACTCACCACCCGTGCAAATGCCACCTAATCAACCACAACAACCGCAATTACTATTGCTAGAAAACGAGGAACTTAAACCAGAACCCTCGTCTTTTGTGCCGAATATACCACATAAAAACATCGTTCAGCGAGAAACACAAGAGAACTCTATAGTAACATTAATACCACAAGCGTTTGTTATGAATAATGTGTCAGATAAACCAGAGACAACATCTTCACAACCacaaaatataactttagaacTTGTAGCGGCTGAATCACAACCAATAACTACCACAATCAAATATGTTATAGAAAGTAACACTGAAGAACAAAACACAACTCCCGTTTATTACGCGCAAGTCGGTCAAAGCGTTGGAGATGTTATTGCGAAAGGATTTTACTCTGCCATAAATGACGTCAGAACTGCAGCTTTAGCTCAAGTTGAAAATCCTCGCGAAACTAAAATAGATGAAAAAATCGCAACTACAGCGCCTGagctaaaaaagtattttattaaaggaGAGAATGAAGTTAAAAATGAAACTATCACTGAATTAAAGCCGATACTCGGCGTTCCGTTCGCAAAACCAGCGGACCGTGTCAATGTTACTTATACGCTAGTAAAAGATCGAAGCGATGGAAAACCCAAAATGACGCAGGAAGGCACAGTTTATGCCGGTCAAATCGTAGAAGCAACTATAAGTGAAGACCATGACTTTAACAAAGCTAAAGCCACGTTACTATCAAGACGAGCTCCAATAAGACTGGTGGCAGTTTCTGAGCAGAATGACATTGCAACTGATGCATCAAGTGGCATCGTTCCACAAATTGATGTACCAACAAATTCCGGTCCAAAATTAGCTGTAGTTAAAGCTAAGATACCACCGAAGAGTAAACTTATATTTGACGACAAAACTGGAGAACCAGTTTTAAGGATATACGCTAGTTACGTCGACAGTCCAGCACAG AAAGAACTGATTGCAACAAAATTAGCAAATTTGAGACGTGTGAAAGAAgtgacaacaaaaaaagaatcaGTTGACAATTGGAAAGCAGCGACGGTGAAATCGGTGGACAAAAACTCAGGGCTTTGA